The Flavobacterium jumunjinense genome includes a region encoding these proteins:
- a CDS encoding helix-turn-helix domain-containing protein, with the protein MEKIKIRELLGMKQEEIALLLEITRSQWAMYETGKRDLPTAAKLKLAEMLAFVQKKDSYWKKELPIHKEQTLQKKKKLEDLIVINKHHQFITELKLKDIKKKYNVNFNRLKTMRYFEMNPQKLSKKENLLLEVMSNRAKNEIEKKGLLKQLEIEVKLETLQEEEKVLKKKLNDLG; encoded by the coding sequence ATGGAAAAAATAAAAATCAGAGAACTATTGGGCATGAAGCAAGAAGAGATTGCTTTACTACTAGAAATTACAAGAAGTCAGTGGGCGATGTATGAAACTGGAAAACGTGATTTACCTACAGCTGCCAAATTAAAACTAGCTGAAATGCTAGCTTTTGTACAAAAAAAAGACAGTTATTGGAAAAAAGAATTACCCATTCATAAAGAACAAACATTGCAAAAGAAAAAGAAACTAGAAGATTTAATTGTAATTAACAAACACCATCAATTTATAACCGAATTAAAACTTAAGGATATAAAGAAGAAGTATAACGTGAATTTCAACCGACTAAAAACAATGCGTTATTTTGAAATGAACCCTCAAAAATTGAGCAAAAAAGAAAATTTATTATTAGAAGTAATGAGCAATAGAGCGAAAAATGAAATAGAGAAAAAAGGACTTTTGAAACAACTAGAAATCGAAGTTAAACTGGAAACGCTACAAGAAGAAGAGAAAGTATTGAAGAAAAAATTGAATGATTTAGGATAA
- a CDS encoding helix-turn-helix domain-containing protein produces the protein MNIGDKIKAVREAKNLSQKEISNMVQMDQSQYSKIENGKTDPTTNTLEKIAKALGIELSELFISDKIFKDINSADKTIMEKIRLIEMLDEKEQASIYNIVDGLVASKRLRNSLSNALSL, from the coding sequence ATGAATATAGGAGATAAAATAAAAGCCGTAAGAGAAGCAAAAAATCTTTCTCAAAAAGAAATTTCTAATATGGTTCAAATGGATCAGAGTCAATATTCTAAGATTGAGAATGGAAAAACTGACCCTACCACTAATACATTAGAAAAAATAGCAAAAGCTTTAGGAATTGAATTGTCTGAACTTTTTATTAGTGATAAAATTTTTAAGGACATTAACTCAGCCGATAAAACTATTATGGAAAAAATACGTTTAATAGAAATGTTAGATGAAAAAGAACAAGCTTCAATTTATAATATTGTTGATGGCTTAGTAGCTAGTAAGAGATTAAGAAATAGTCTTTCTAATGCCTTATCTCTTTAA
- a CDS encoding type II toxin-antitoxin system RelE/ParE family toxin yields MAYKIVVSPRAQKEIIKAIDYYLERSEDAPSNFITQLEKCYAFLESNPFFVIRYKNVRSLKLKKFPYSLYFNVNEKTEVIEILSCFHNRLNPKKRPKR; encoded by the coding sequence ATGGCTTATAAGATTGTAGTTTCTCCAAGAGCACAAAAAGAAATTATAAAAGCTATTGATTATTATTTAGAACGTAGTGAAGATGCTCCCAGCAATTTTATTACCCAACTTGAAAAATGTTATGCCTTTTTAGAGAGCAACCCTTTCTTTGTTATTAGATACAAAAATGTAAGAAGCTTAAAACTTAAAAAGTTTCCGTATTCTTTATATTTTAATGTTAATGAAAAAACGGAAGTAATAGAAATACTCTCTTGTTTTCATAATAGGCTAAATCCTAAAAAAAGACCTAAACGATAA
- a CDS encoding helix-turn-helix transcriptional regulator yields MKSKEIKIEDIWNDKKKSGLKEFISANSAKQSKERMLTNKLLSIQYKLEDYIKNENDDAEVIKILDFVKMYLKVLNLTKKRLAAYFEMRDSNLQKYLSGERKLNAEVVLKLSAFSHTKPEHWYMVQVKNELIELKKQKKKISEYQKYDYRNLVEI; encoded by the coding sequence ATGAAAAGTAAAGAGATTAAAATCGAAGATATTTGGAATGACAAAAAGAAAAGCGGGTTAAAAGAATTTATTTCTGCTAATTCTGCTAAGCAATCTAAAGAAAGAATGCTAACGAATAAGCTACTTTCTATACAATACAAATTAGAGGACTATATTAAAAATGAGAATGACGATGCCGAAGTTATAAAGATTCTTGATTTTGTAAAAATGTATTTAAAAGTTCTTAATTTAACAAAAAAGAGACTAGCTGCTTATTTTGAAATGCGTGATAGTAACCTTCAAAAATACCTGTCAGGTGAAAGAAAGTTGAATGCTGAAGTTGTATTGAAGCTTAGTGCATTTTCTCATACAAAACCAGAACATTGGTACATGGTGCAAGTTAAAAATGAATTAATTGAATTGAAGAAACAAAAGAAAAAGATTTCAGAATATCAAAAATATGATTATCGGAATTTAGTTGAAATTTAA
- a CDS encoding DMT family transporter — MENSNTKWYLLAFLGCVWGSSFILMQLGLKGVNSIQMGSLRILFAGFFLIAVGFKQIPKIPLHKWKYIVITSLFGTFLPVYLFAIALSKIDGSVSSILNSLTPLNTLIIGLLFFGLNVQRRQVFGVILGFLGCVLLVWFSDGENTTKNYYYALLVLLATLFYGINVNLIKKYLSDLKPLTISTGNFVVLFIPALLVLYFSDFFEVVQDEKVKTAMGYIAILGVVGTGLSNILFFKLIQLSSPVFAASVTYIIPVVAILLGYFFMNESLNLIQASGAFVVLLGVYLSSRK; from the coding sequence ATGGAAAATAGTAATACTAAGTGGTATTTATTAGCTTTTTTGGGTTGTGTTTGGGGGAGTTCTTTTATTTTGATGCAATTAGGTTTAAAGGGAGTAAACTCTATTCAAATGGGGAGTTTGAGGATTCTGTTTGCTGGTTTTTTCCTTATAGCAGTCGGATTTAAGCAAATTCCTAAAATTCCGTTGCATAAATGGAAGTATATTGTAATCACGTCATTGTTTGGTACTTTTTTACCAGTCTACCTTTTTGCGATAGCGCTTTCAAAAATTGATGGCTCTGTTAGCTCTATATTGAACTCATTAACGCCTTTAAATACACTTATCATAGGATTGCTATTTTTTGGATTAAATGTGCAAAGAAGGCAAGTTTTTGGTGTTATACTTGGTTTTTTAGGCTGTGTTTTATTAGTTTGGTTTAGCGATGGAGAAAACACAACGAAAAACTATTATTACGCATTGTTAGTATTGTTAGCTACTTTGTTCTATGGTATAAATGTTAACCTAATTAAAAAATACCTTTCCGATTTAAAACCTTTAACGATTAGTACTGGTAATTTTGTAGTGCTATTCATTCCTGCTTTGTTAGTGCTTTATTTTTCTGATTTTTTTGAAGTAGTTCAAGATGAGAAAGTAAAAACAGCCATGGGATATATTGCAATTCTAGGTGTTGTTGGCACGGGATTGTCTAATATTTTATTCTTTAAATTAATACAATTGTCTTCGCCTGTTTTCGCAGCATCTGTAACCTATATTATTCCAGTAGTAGCCATATTGTTGGGCTATTTTTTCATGAACGAGAGTTTAAATTTAATTCAAGCATCTGGAGCTTTTGTGGTGCTTCTAGGAGTCTATTTGTCGAGTAGGAAATAG
- a CDS encoding heavy-metal-associated domain-containing protein, whose translation MKSIKTLAFIALTAIAFTSCKKENTETPEIKVATATSSEEVAANLETASFHIDGMTCEIGCAKLIEDKLSGLEGVNTAKVDFENKTATVTFENGKQTEKTLVKTVEGIAGGELYKVSEVKSSTDKA comes from the coding sequence ATGAAAAGCATTAAAACATTAGCCTTTATTGCATTAACAGCAATCGCTTTTACAAGTTGTAAAAAAGAAAATACTGAAACACCCGAAATTAAGGTTGCAACAGCAACCAGTTCTGAAGAAGTGGCTGCAAATTTAGAAACTGCATCTTTTCATATTGACGGAATGACTTGCGAAATTGGATGTGCAAAACTAATAGAAGACAAACTATCTGGTTTAGAAGGTGTGAACACTGCTAAAGTAGATTTTGAAAACAAAACGGCTACCGTAACTTTTGAGAACGGAAAACAAACCGAAAAAACATTGGTTAAAACTGTTGAAGGTATTGCTGGAGGAGAATTATACAAAGTTTCAGAGGTAAAATCATCTACAGACAAAGCCTAA